One window of Streptomyces sp. SUK 48 genomic DNA carries:
- a CDS encoding ABC transporter permease, producing MLRFLVRRTLGALVILLVISAVTFWLFYAIPRDPAMMSCGKNCTPDMLKQVRHNLGIDHPVPVQYWYWLKGIFAGRSYGDFGNCPAPCLGYSFANRQPVLGTILDRLPLTLSLAFGSAVVFIIFGVGAGMIAAVKQGKWQDKVASSGSLIASSLQIYFVGYIAMYLLVAQLGILDNPSYTPITDNPAEWASGLLLPWLVLALIWTANYTRMSRSQLVETLSEDYVRTARAKGLSRRTVFFRFAWRGAMGPIVTIFGIDLATLIGGAIITESVFSLQGVGRLALDAVNKSDLPMVLGVTLLSAGAIVIFNIIVDAVYALIDPRIRLA from the coding sequence ATGCTCCGCTTCCTTGTCCGCCGAACCCTCGGCGCACTGGTCATCCTGCTGGTCATCAGCGCCGTCACCTTTTGGCTCTTCTACGCCATTCCGCGTGACCCCGCCATGATGTCGTGCGGCAAGAACTGCACGCCCGACATGCTCAAGCAGGTCCGGCACAACCTGGGCATCGACCATCCGGTCCCGGTCCAGTACTGGTACTGGCTGAAGGGCATCTTCGCCGGCCGCAGCTACGGCGACTTCGGCAACTGCCCCGCGCCCTGCCTCGGTTACTCCTTCGCCAACCGCCAGCCCGTCCTCGGCACCATCCTGGACCGGCTGCCGCTGACGCTGTCGCTGGCCTTCGGCTCGGCCGTCGTCTTCATCATCTTCGGTGTCGGCGCGGGCATGATCGCCGCCGTCAAGCAGGGCAAGTGGCAGGACAAGGTCGCCAGCTCCGGCTCGCTGATCGCCTCCTCCCTCCAGATCTACTTCGTCGGCTACATCGCGATGTACCTCCTGGTGGCGCAGCTCGGCATCCTCGACAACCCGTCGTACACCCCCATCACCGACAACCCGGCCGAGTGGGCCTCCGGCCTGCTGCTGCCGTGGCTGGTGCTGGCGCTGATCTGGACCGCCAACTACACGCGTATGTCGCGCTCCCAGCTGGTGGAGACGCTGAGCGAGGACTACGTGCGCACGGCGCGCGCCAAGGGCCTGTCCCGGCGCACGGTCTTCTTCCGGTTCGCCTGGCGCGGTGCGATGGGCCCGATCGTCACCATCTTCGGTATCGACCTCGCCACGCTCATCGGCGGCGCGATCATCACCGAGTCCGTCTTCAGCCTCCAGGGCGTGGGCCGGCTCGCGCTGGACGCCGTCAACAAGAGCGACCTGCCCATGGTCCTGGGCGTGACCCTCCTGTCGGCCGGCGCGATCGTGATCTTCAACATCATCGTGGACGCCGTCTACGCCCTTATCGACCCGCGGATCCGGCTCGCCTGA
- a CDS encoding ABC transporter ATP-binding protein, with product MTSTDQQPFLSIKDLKVHFSTEDGVVKAVDGLSFDLAKGQTLGIVGESGSGKSVTNLTILGLHDPARTSIEGEILLDGKELLTASEREMERLRGNKMSMIFQDALASLSPYHTVGIQIAETYRKHTGCGKAEARKRAIEMLRRVGIPQPDMRVDDYPHQFSGGMRQRAMIAMALVCDPELLIADEPTTALDVTVQAQIMDLLKDLQQEFGTAIIFITHDLGVIADIADDVLVMYGGRCVERGTKQEVLRDPQHPYTLGLLNSMPSLHGPVDVPLTPIPGAPPSLLNPPSGCRFHPRCAFTEKVSGGKCSSERPLLEIVDGRGSACHLTAEQKQELFADFAATRHN from the coding sequence GTGACGAGCACCGATCAGCAGCCGTTCCTCTCGATCAAGGACCTAAAGGTCCACTTCTCGACCGAGGACGGCGTCGTCAAGGCCGTCGACGGTCTCAGCTTCGACCTGGCCAAGGGTCAGACGCTCGGCATCGTCGGCGAGTCGGGCTCCGGCAAGTCGGTCACCAACCTGACCATCCTCGGCCTGCACGACCCGGCCCGTACGTCGATCGAGGGCGAGATCCTCCTCGACGGCAAGGAGCTGCTCACCGCCTCCGAGCGGGAGATGGAGCGGCTGCGCGGCAACAAGATGTCCATGATCTTCCAGGACGCGCTGGCCTCGCTGTCGCCGTACCACACGGTCGGCATCCAGATCGCCGAGACCTACCGCAAGCACACCGGCTGCGGCAAGGCCGAGGCCCGCAAGCGCGCCATCGAGATGCTGCGCCGGGTCGGGATCCCGCAGCCGGACATGCGGGTGGACGACTACCCGCACCAGTTCTCCGGCGGCATGCGCCAGCGCGCGATGATCGCCATGGCGCTGGTCTGCGACCCCGAGCTGCTGATCGCCGACGAGCCGACCACGGCCCTCGACGTGACGGTGCAGGCGCAGATCATGGACCTGCTCAAGGACCTCCAGCAGGAGTTCGGCACCGCGATCATCTTCATCACCCACGACCTGGGTGTGATCGCCGACATCGCCGACGACGTGCTGGTGATGTACGGCGGCCGCTGCGTGGAGCGCGGTACCAAGCAGGAGGTCCTGAGGGACCCCCAGCACCCCTACACGCTGGGCCTGCTGAACTCGATGCCGAGCCTGCACGGTCCGGTCGACGTGCCGCTGACGCCGATCCCGGGTGCGCCGCCGTCGCTGCTCAACCCGCCGTCCGGCTGCCGCTTCCACCCGCGCTGCGCCTTCACCGAGAAGGTCTCGGGCGGCAAGTGCTCAAGCGAGCGCCCTCTGCTGGAGATCGTGGACGGCCGGGGTTCGGCCTGCCACCTCACGGCCGAGCAGAAGCAGGAACTCTTCGCCGACTTCGCCGCGACCCGGCACAACTGA
- a CDS encoding dipeptide ABC transporter ATP-binding protein: MSNTNPLLDVSGLTKHFPIKGGFPIRRTVGAVQAVDGLDFQVSAGESLGLVGESGCGKSTTGRLITRLMEPTAGTIKYQGQDITHAGRKQLAPIRSEIQMIFQDPYASLNPRQTVGKIIAGPMEINDVNPAGGREKRVRELLEIVGLNPEHFNRFPHEFSGGQRQRIGVARALALEPKLIVADEPVSALDVSIQAQVVNLLQKVQQELGIAFVFIAHDLAIVRHFSQRVAVMYLGKIMEIADREDLYDNPRHPYTRALLSAVPEATVDEEPRERIRLVGDVPSPINPPSGCRFRTRCWKATEKCATEAPPLVQVEGNKPGHLTACHYPETRETVPAPRLSKDPEAAA; the protein is encoded by the coding sequence ATGAGCAACACGAACCCCCTCCTGGACGTCTCCGGGCTGACGAAGCACTTCCCCATCAAGGGCGGCTTCCCGATCCGGCGGACCGTCGGCGCGGTGCAGGCCGTGGACGGGCTGGACTTCCAGGTCTCCGCGGGCGAGAGCCTGGGCCTCGTCGGCGAGTCGGGCTGCGGCAAGTCGACCACGGGCCGGCTGATCACCCGGCTCATGGAGCCGACCGCGGGCACCATCAAGTACCAGGGCCAGGACATCACCCACGCGGGCCGCAAGCAGCTGGCGCCGATCCGGTCCGAGATCCAGATGATCTTCCAGGACCCGTACGCCTCGCTGAACCCGCGACAGACGGTCGGCAAGATCATCGCGGGCCCGATGGAGATCAACGACGTCAACCCGGCGGGCGGCCGCGAGAAGCGCGTGCGCGAGCTGCTGGAGATCGTGGGTCTGAACCCCGAGCACTTCAACCGCTTCCCGCACGAGTTCTCCGGCGGCCAGCGCCAGCGCATCGGCGTCGCCCGCGCGCTGGCCCTGGAGCCGAAGCTGATCGTGGCGGACGAGCCGGTCTCGGCGCTGGACGTCTCGATCCAGGCGCAGGTCGTCAACCTGCTCCAGAAGGTCCAGCAGGAGCTGGGCATCGCGTTCGTCTTCATCGCCCACGACCTCGCGATCGTGCGGCACTTCTCGCAGCGGGTCGCGGTGATGTACCTCGGCAAGATCATGGAGATCGCCGACCGCGAGGACCTGTACGACAACCCGCGTCACCCCTACACCCGGGCGCTGCTGTCCGCGGTGCCCGAGGCGACGGTGGACGAGGAGCCGCGCGAGCGCATCCGCCTGGTCGGCGACGTGCCCTCGCCGATCAACCCGCCGTCCGGCTGCCGGTTCCGCACCCGCTGCTGGAAGGCGACGGAGAAGTGCGCGACGGAGGCCCCGCCGCTGGTCCAGGTCGAGGGCAACAAGCCCGGCCACCTCACGGCGTGCCACTACCCCGAGACGCGGGAGACCGTCCCGGCTCCGCGCCTCTCCAAGGACCCCGAGGCAGCGGCCTGA
- a CDS encoding VOC family protein yields MLHHVELWVPDLDRSVASWGWLLGSLGWEPYQEWPAGRSWRLGETYLVVERSPALRPGAAHDRMRPGLNHLAFRARGRSAVDALAQEAPAHGWTPLFPERHPYAGGLGHYALYLEDADGFEAEVVAG; encoded by the coding sequence GTGCTGCATCACGTCGAGCTGTGGGTACCGGATCTGGACCGGTCGGTCGCCTCCTGGGGGTGGCTGCTGGGCTCCCTCGGGTGGGAGCCGTACCAGGAATGGCCCGCGGGGCGGAGCTGGCGGCTGGGGGAGACCTATCTCGTGGTCGAGCGGTCGCCCGCGCTGCGGCCCGGTGCCGCGCACGACCGGATGCGGCCGGGGCTCAACCATCTGGCCTTCCGGGCCCGGGGGAGGTCGGCCGTCGACGCGCTCGCGCAGGAGGCGCCCGCGCACGGCTGGACGCCGCTGTTCCCCGAGCGGCACCCCTACGCCGGCGGTCTTGGGCACTACGCGCTCTACCTGGAGGACGCGGACGGGTTCGAGGCGGAGGTGGTGGCGGGCTGA
- a CDS encoding oligopeptide/dipeptide ABC transporter ATP-binding protein has protein sequence MKEDLVLPAQRAQGPGTDGERLLEVAGLTKHFPVKGGFPIRRTIGQVQAVDGIDLTVHAGESFGLVGESGCGKSTTGRLITRLMEPTAGTVTYRGRDISHASRGQLAPIRSEIQMIFQDPYSSLNPRQTVGTIISGPMEINGLNPPGGREKRVRELLEIVGLNPEHYNRFPHEFSGGQRQRIGVARALALEPKLIVADEPVSALDVSIQAQVVNLLQQVQNDLGIAFLFIAHDLAVVRHFSQRVAVMYLGKIIEVGDRDSIYTRPRHPYTHALLSAVPEVDLTDEGTGRRERIRLAGDVPSPISPPSGCRFRTRCWKAQDTCATKEPPLVRIAGNHEGHLTACHFPEEPTIEGREEDIVLDPALAALEEGTSGEGEGRV, from the coding sequence ATGAAAGAGGACCTGGTCCTCCCGGCCCAGCGCGCGCAGGGCCCCGGTACGGACGGGGAGCGGCTGCTGGAGGTCGCGGGACTGACCAAGCACTTCCCGGTCAAGGGCGGCTTCCCGATCCGCCGCACCATCGGGCAGGTGCAGGCCGTCGACGGCATCGATCTGACCGTGCACGCCGGTGAGAGCTTCGGGCTCGTCGGCGAGTCGGGCTGCGGCAAGTCCACCACCGGCCGGCTGATCACCCGGCTCATGGAGCCGACCGCCGGCACCGTCACCTATCGCGGCCGGGACATCAGCCATGCCTCGCGGGGGCAGCTGGCGCCGATCCGCTCCGAGATCCAGATGATCTTCCAGGACCCGTACTCGTCGCTGAACCCGCGGCAGACGGTCGGCACCATCATCTCCGGGCCGATGGAGATCAACGGCCTCAACCCGCCGGGCGGCCGGGAGAAGCGGGTGCGCGAACTCCTGGAGATCGTCGGGCTCAACCCCGAGCACTACAACCGCTTCCCGCACGAGTTCTCCGGCGGCCAGCGCCAGCGCATCGGCGTGGCCCGGGCGCTGGCCCTGGAGCCGAAGCTGATCGTGGCCGACGAGCCGGTCTCCGCGCTGGACGTCTCCATCCAGGCCCAGGTGGTCAATCTGCTCCAGCAGGTGCAGAACGACCTGGGCATCGCGTTCCTCTTCATCGCCCACGACCTCGCGGTGGTACGGCACTTCTCGCAGCGGGTCGCGGTGATGTACCTCGGCAAGATCATCGAGGTGGGCGACCGCGACTCCATCTACACCCGGCCCCGGCACCCCTACACCCACGCCCTGCTGTCCGCGGTCCCCGAGGTCGACCTCACGGACGAGGGGACGGGCCGCCGCGAGCGCATCCGCCTCGCCGGTGACGTGCCCTCGCCCATCTCCCCGCCCTCCGGCTGCCGCTTCCGCACCCGCTGCTGGAAGGCCCAGGACACGTGCGCGACCAAGGAGCCGCCGCTGGTGCGGATCGCCGGCAACCACGAGGGGCACCTGACGGCGTGCCACTTCCCGGAGGAGCCGACGATCGAGGGGCGCGAGGAGGACATCGTGCTGGACCCGGCGCTGGCGGCGCTGGAGGAGGGGACGTCCGGCGAGGGGGAGGGGCGGGTGTGA
- a CDS encoding ABC transporter permease, translating to MLRFLVRRIIGAVVILFLLSIVTFVLFFGVPRDPALLMCGKTCNPDSIANIHHVLGLDKPLTEQYWIFLHNLVAGSSQFAQGPCPAPCFGYSYHTNDPVWSTLMDRLPTTVSLTLGAAVCFLIVGLGTGLLAAWRRGTLVDKTATAGAMVISSLQIYFLGPLALAILVYQTHWFDKPAYNDFTGDPLSWFTGLIIPWVVLSTIFAAQYTRMARSAMIEQLQEEHVRTARAKGMSRRYVFFRYAWRGSLIPIVTIFGIDLGSLLGGAIITEYTFGLPGLGQLAVQSVFFSDLPLLLGVMLFAATMILVFNIVVDATYAFIDPRVRLA from the coding sequence ATGCTGCGCTTCCTCGTCCGCCGGATCATCGGTGCCGTCGTCATCCTGTTCCTGCTGAGCATCGTCACGTTCGTGCTGTTCTTCGGGGTGCCCCGGGACCCGGCGCTGCTGATGTGCGGCAAGACCTGCAACCCGGACAGCATCGCGAACATCCACCATGTGCTCGGCCTGGACAAGCCCCTCACCGAGCAGTACTGGATCTTCCTGCACAACCTCGTCGCGGGCAGCAGCCAGTTCGCCCAAGGGCCCTGCCCCGCACCCTGTTTCGGCTACTCGTACCACACCAACGACCCGGTCTGGTCGACCCTGATGGACCGGCTGCCCACCACCGTCTCGCTCACCCTGGGCGCGGCCGTCTGCTTCCTGATCGTCGGCCTCGGCACCGGCCTGCTCGCGGCCTGGCGGCGCGGCACGCTGGTCGACAAGACGGCCACCGCCGGGGCCATGGTGATCAGCTCGCTCCAGATCTACTTCCTCGGCCCGCTCGCCCTCGCGATCCTCGTCTACCAGACCCACTGGTTCGACAAACCGGCCTACAACGACTTCACCGGCGACCCGCTGAGCTGGTTCACCGGGCTGATCATCCCCTGGGTGGTGCTGTCCACGATCTTCGCCGCGCAGTACACCCGTATGGCGCGCTCCGCGATGATCGAGCAGCTCCAGGAGGAACACGTACGCACCGCCCGTGCCAAGGGCATGTCCCGGCGCTACGTCTTCTTCCGCTACGCCTGGCGCGGCTCGCTGATCCCGATCGTCACCATCTTCGGCATCGACCTCGGCTCCCTGCTCGGCGGCGCCATCATCACCGAGTACACCTTCGGACTGCCGGGCCTCGGCCAACTCGCCGTGCAGTCCGTGTTCTTCAGCGATCTGCCGCTGCTGCTCGGAGTGATGCTCTTCGCCGCCACCATGATCCTCGTCTTCAACATCGTCGTCGACGCCACCTACGCCTTCATCGATCCGCGCGTGCGGCTGGCCTAG
- a CDS encoding ABC transporter substrate-binding protein: MLAAGALVLTGCSKGGSDAGDNKKQDRQNAQRQQASIKFGDAADSTGPAAPVPGARSGGSMEVLERDSYAHLDPAQVYVYNEMTVAQLLDRGLTGYKSTSDDGKRHEVVGDLATDSGTTTDGGKTWKYTLKDGIKFADGTPITSKDVRQSVERLFAPFITTGPSYLQQWLANTSGTDYRKLLPDGPYKGKHLPDSVLSTPDAKTVVFHFKTPHPDLPYTLAMAGYSVVSAQGDTKEKYDKNPVTTGPYKIQSFKSGKSMVLVKNPDWDPKTDPIRHQYVDRFNITFNQQFEASTKALLADSGADRTGISFSNSVDAGNLSQVLSDPKLKSRVVSGYQPYVGQMNINMSKPEMKDIRVREAIAYALPVTPFIRAYGGTDAMEVAGGLIGPTVSGYDPAFDPYGKKKNPAGDPAKAHALLKAAGKLGMKLTFGYINTQEGQQYSTAMAAGLKKAGFDVQRQEIPSETFYDQVSKLNNPYDIFHTAWGADWPSASTVMPPLYDGRQIADGAANYSQINDPHVNSEIDRINTITDPVKSAAEWEKLDKYLLTKVVNEVPTAYYKATQIAGSKVGGLVYDDVIGGVDPRRLYIK; this comes from the coding sequence ATGCTCGCGGCCGGAGCTCTCGTGCTCACCGGTTGCAGCAAGGGCGGCAGCGACGCGGGCGACAACAAGAAACAGGACCGGCAGAACGCGCAACGCCAGCAGGCGTCCATCAAGTTCGGCGACGCGGCCGACTCCACCGGGCCCGCGGCCCCGGTACCCGGCGCCAGGAGCGGCGGCAGCATGGAGGTGCTCGAACGCGACAGCTACGCGCACCTGGACCCGGCACAGGTCTACGTCTACAACGAGATGACGGTCGCCCAGCTGCTCGACCGGGGCCTCACCGGCTACAAGTCGACCAGCGACGACGGCAAGCGGCACGAAGTGGTCGGCGACCTCGCCACCGACTCCGGCACCACCACCGACGGCGGCAAGACCTGGAAGTACACGCTCAAGGACGGCATCAAGTTCGCCGACGGCACCCCGATCACCTCCAAGGACGTCCGGCAGTCCGTCGAGCGGCTCTTCGCCCCCTTCATCACCACGGGCCCGAGCTACCTCCAGCAGTGGCTCGCGAACACCAGCGGCACCGACTACCGCAAGCTGCTGCCCGACGGCCCCTACAAGGGCAAGCACCTGCCGGACAGCGTCCTGTCCACGCCGGACGCCAAGACCGTCGTCTTCCACTTCAAGACGCCCCACCCGGACCTGCCGTACACGCTGGCCATGGCGGGCTACTCCGTCGTCTCCGCCCAGGGCGACACCAAGGAGAAGTACGACAAGAACCCGGTCACCACCGGTCCGTACAAGATCCAGTCGTTCAAGTCCGGCAAGTCGATGGTGCTGGTCAAGAACCCCGACTGGGACCCGAAGACGGACCCGATCCGCCACCAGTACGTGGACCGGTTCAACATCACCTTCAACCAGCAGTTCGAGGCGTCCACCAAGGCGCTGCTCGCCGACAGCGGCGCCGACCGGACGGGCATCAGCTTCAGCAACTCGGTGGACGCCGGCAACCTGTCCCAGGTGCTGAGCGACCCGAAGCTCAAGTCCCGCGTGGTCTCCGGCTACCAGCCGTACGTGGGCCAGATGAACATCAACATGAGCAAGCCCGAGATGAAGGACATCCGGGTCCGCGAGGCCATCGCCTACGCCCTGCCGGTCACCCCCTTCATCCGCGCCTACGGCGGCACCGACGCCATGGAGGTCGCCGGCGGGCTCATCGGCCCGACCGTCAGCGGCTACGACCCCGCCTTCGACCCCTACGGCAAGAAGAAGAACCCCGCGGGCGACCCCGCCAAGGCACACGCCCTGCTCAAGGCGGCGGGCAAGCTCGGCATGAAGCTGACCTTCGGCTACATCAACACCCAGGAGGGCCAGCAGTACTCCACCGCCATGGCGGCCGGCCTGAAGAAGGCCGGATTCGACGTCCAGCGCCAGGAGATCCCCTCCGAGACCTTCTACGACCAGGTCTCCAAGCTGAACAACCCCTACGACATCTTCCACACCGCCTGGGGCGCCGACTGGCCGTCCGCCTCCACGGTGATGCCCCCGCTGTACGACGGGCGGCAGATCGCCGACGGCGCGGCGAACTACTCGCAGATCAACGACCCGCACGTGAACAGCGAGATCGACCGCATCAACACCATCACCGACCCGGTCAAGTCCGCGGCCGAGTGGGAGAAGCTCGACAAGTACCTGCTGACCAAGGTGGTCAACGAGGTCCCGACCGCCTACTACAAGGCGACCCAGATCGCCGGCTCCAAGGTCGGCGGCCTCGTCTACGACGACGTGATCGGCGGCGTCGACCCGCGTCGCCTCTACATCAAGTAA
- a CDS encoding ABC transporter permease encodes MTSPIDMGGGGTAVVSGGPGPKATGEITLTGRSPGRLMWTRFKRDRTGVISAYVVGFFFLVGLLAPLISKLYGKNPYTVYADERPDLFDSAGVPLHPNGGISGQFWFGLEPGNGYDVFTKLVYGIRTSLMISVAVTVAVVVTGILLGVTAGYLGGRTDYFIGRVIDFLLAFPAQLFFIASMPVVVSLFVSPRDETPTYVRVVALIIVQWFLGWMGLGRILRGTALALREREFIEAAKVSGASPWRIIRKEILPNIVTPLLVQSTYLLPNFVTAEAGLSYLGVGIVEPTPDWGQMFSKASTELVMQNDITYMFFPGVSMIIFVVAFNLLGDSVRDAFDPKTAR; translated from the coding sequence GTGACAAGTCCTATCGACATGGGGGGCGGCGGAACCGCGGTCGTCTCCGGCGGACCAGGGCCGAAGGCGACGGGTGAGATCACGCTGACGGGCCGGTCCCCGGGCCGGCTGATGTGGACGCGCTTCAAGCGTGACCGCACCGGAGTGATATCGGCCTACGTGGTGGGCTTCTTCTTCCTGGTCGGGCTGCTCGCACCGCTGATCTCGAAGCTGTACGGCAAGAACCCGTACACGGTCTACGCGGACGAACGCCCGGACCTCTTCGACAGCGCCGGGGTGCCGCTGCATCCCAACGGAGGCATCAGCGGCCAGTTCTGGTTCGGGCTCGAACCCGGCAACGGCTACGACGTCTTCACCAAGCTCGTCTACGGCATCCGCACCTCGCTGATGATCTCGGTCGCCGTCACCGTCGCGGTCGTGGTCACCGGCATCCTGCTCGGCGTCACGGCCGGCTACCTCGGCGGCCGGACCGACTACTTCATCGGCCGGGTCATCGACTTCCTGCTCGCCTTCCCCGCGCAGCTGTTCTTCATCGCGAGCATGCCGGTCGTGGTCTCCCTGTTCGTCAGCCCGCGCGACGAGACGCCGACCTACGTCCGCGTGGTCGCGCTGATCATCGTCCAGTGGTTCCTGGGCTGGATGGGCCTCGGCCGCATCCTGCGCGGCACCGCGCTCGCCCTGCGCGAGCGGGAGTTCATCGAGGCGGCCAAGGTCAGCGGGGCCTCGCCGTGGCGGATCATCCGCAAGGAGATCCTGCCGAACATCGTCACCCCGCTGCTGGTGCAGTCGACGTATCTGCTGCCCAACTTCGTGACCGCCGAGGCCGGTCTGTCGTACCTGGGCGTGGGCATCGTCGAACCGACGCCGGACTGGGGGCAGATGTTCTCCAAGGCGTCCACCGAACTCGTGATGCAGAACGACATCACCTACATGTTCTTCCCGGGCGTCTCGATGATCATCTTCGTGGTCGCCTTCAATCTGCTCGGCGACTCGGTCCGCGACGCCTTCGATCCGAAGACCGCGCGCTGA
- the typA gene encoding translational GTPase TypA, translated as MATRHDIRNVAIVAHVDHGKTTIVDGMLKQAGAFAAHQLDSVDDRVMDSNDLEREKGITILAKNTAVKYHPKDGGEVITINIIDTPGHADFGGEVERGLSMVDGVVLLVDASEGPLPQTRFVLRKALQQRLPVILCINKTDRPDARIDEVVNETYDLFLDLDADEEQIEFPIVYACGRDGVASLTKPEDGTVPADSDSLEPFFSTILDHIPAPTYEDDAPLQAHVTNLDADNFLGRIALLRVEQGELRKGQTVAWIKRDGSIGNVRITELMMTEALTRKPAEVAGPGDICAVAGIPDIMIGETLADPENPIALPLITVDEPAISMVIGTNTSPLVGRGGTGKGAEAKAAVKDRKVTARQVKDRLDRELIGNVSLRVLDTERPDAWEVQGRGELALAILVEQMRREGYELTVGKPQVVTREIDGKVHEPVERMTIDVPEEHMGAVTQLMGVRKGRMDNMSNHGSGWVRMEFVVPSRGLIGFRTEFLTQTRGTGIGHSIHEGHEPWFGTLTTRNNGSLVADRSGAVTAFAMTNLQERGVLFVDPGTEVYEGMIVGENSRADDMDVNITKEKKLTNMRSSSADSFEAIVPPRKLSLEQSLEFCRDDECVEVTPEAVRIRKVNLDQRERARAASRAKHG; from the coding sequence ATGGCCACGCGCCACGACATCCGCAACGTCGCCATCGTCGCCCACGTCGACCACGGCAAGACCACCATCGTCGACGGCATGCTGAAGCAGGCCGGCGCGTTCGCCGCCCACCAGCTCGACTCGGTCGACGACCGGGTCATGGACTCGAACGACCTGGAGCGTGAGAAGGGCATCACGATCCTCGCCAAGAACACGGCGGTGAAGTACCACCCCAAGGACGGCGGGGAGGTCATCACCATCAACATCATCGACACCCCCGGCCACGCCGACTTCGGCGGCGAGGTCGAGCGCGGTCTGTCGATGGTCGACGGCGTGGTGCTGTTGGTGGACGCCTCCGAGGGCCCGCTGCCGCAGACCCGGTTCGTGCTGCGCAAGGCGCTCCAGCAGCGGCTGCCCGTCATCCTGTGCATCAACAAGACGGACCGCCCGGACGCCCGCATCGACGAGGTCGTCAACGAGACGTACGACCTCTTCCTCGACCTGGACGCGGACGAGGAGCAGATCGAGTTCCCGATCGTCTACGCCTGCGGCCGTGACGGCGTCGCCTCGCTGACCAAGCCCGAGGACGGCACCGTCCCGGCCGACAGCGACAGCCTGGAGCCGTTCTTCTCCACGATCCTGGACCACATCCCGGCCCCGACGTACGAGGACGACGCGCCGCTCCAGGCCCACGTCACCAACCTCGACGCCGACAACTTCCTCGGCCGTATCGCGCTGCTCCGCGTCGAGCAGGGCGAGCTGCGCAAGGGCCAGACCGTGGCCTGGATCAAGCGCGACGGCTCGATCGGCAATGTGCGCATCACCGAGCTGATGATGACCGAGGCGCTCACCCGCAAGCCCGCCGAGGTGGCCGGCCCCGGTGACATCTGCGCCGTCGCCGGTATCCCGGACATCATGATCGGCGAGACCCTGGCCGACCCGGAGAACCCGATCGCGCTGCCGCTGATCACGGTGGACGAGCCGGCCATCTCCATGGTCATCGGCACCAACACCTCCCCGCTGGTCGGCCGCGGCGGCACCGGCAAGGGCGCCGAGGCGAAGGCGGCCGTCAAGGACCGCAAGGTCACCGCCCGCCAGGTCAAGGACCGCCTCGACCGCGAGCTGATCGGTAACGTCTCGCTGCGCGTCCTGGACACCGAGCGCCCCGACGCCTGGGAGGTGCAGGGCCGCGGTGAGCTGGCGCTGGCCATCCTGGTCGAGCAGATGCGCCGCGAGGGCTACGAGCTGACCGTCGGCAAGCCCCAGGTCGTCACCCGGGAGATCGACGGCAAGGTGCACGAGCCGGTCGAGCGCATGACGATCGACGTGCCCGAGGAGCACATGGGTGCCGTCACCCAGCTCATGGGCGTCCGCAAGGGCCGCATGGACAACATGTCGAACCACGGCTCCGGCTGGGTGCGCATGGAGTTCGTGGTCCCCTCGCGCGGTCTGATCGGCTTCCGTACCGAGTTCCTGACCCAGACCCGCGGTACCGGCATCGGCCACTCCATCCACGAGGGCCACGAGCCCTGGTTCGGCACCCTGACGACCCGTAACAACGGTTCGCTGGTGGCCGACCGCTCCGGCGCCGTCACCGCGTTCGCGATGACGAACCTCCAGGAGCGCGGCGTGCTCTTCGTGGACCCGGGCACCGAGGTGTACGAGGGCATGATCGTCGGTGAGAACTCGCGCGCCGACGACATGGACGTGAACATCACCAAGGAGAAGAAGCTCACGAACATGCGGTCCTCGTCGGCCGACTCGTTCGAGGCGATCGTCCCGCCGCGCAAGCTGTCGCTGGAGCAGTCGCTGGAGTTCTGCCGCGACGACGAGTGCGTCGAGGTGACCCCGGAGGCCGTTCGCATCCGCAAGGTCAACCTCGACCAGCGTGAGCGCGCCCGCGCCGCGAGCCGCGCCAAGCACGGCTGA